The following DNA comes from Leucoraja erinacea ecotype New England chromosome 38, Leri_hhj_1, whole genome shotgun sequence.
accgcgtttggcccatatccctctaaacttatcctatccaagTTCAAATTCGAACCTATTGTCCCAtgcaccaattaagatacagtgatatttgagttgccatgtatctaaatgtttcttaagcgttggtatagtagctgcctcaactaccttctccggcagctcgaaCCAGACACCCTTTGTGCGataaggttcccattaaatctttgccctctgaTTCCCAATTCTCCGGGGCAAaagtgtgtctacccgatcaattGCTCCCGTAATTCtacacacttctataagatcacccctcatccccctgcgctccacggaatagcgtcccagcctgctcaacctctccctgtagctcggaccctccagtcctggcaacttcctggtgaatcttccctgcacccattTGAGCTTGACAACATCGTTCCAACGGTGACCAGAATTGGACACAATATCTGAACGTGGCCTCTCCAACGTCAACCTcataacatggcctcccaactgttcataagatcataagtgagagataggagcagaatcaggccattcggcccatcaagtctactctgccatttaaccatggctgatctatctctccctcctaaccccattctcatgccttaaTACATAAAACATGAATGTTTTATaacagcctccttttgctctgggaatttatttaattcacatgtttaaccaataacgttttattattaatgtttaatgttttatgtgtcattcctaactgtcactatatgtcatgttgtcacttgtgggtggagcaccaaggcaaattccttgtatgtgaatacttggccaataaacttattgccattcattcattctctccataacgtctgacacccgtactaatcagtgtAACTGATATTATTATGTACTAATATTTTACATTCGATATTCTGACTGATGGGGGCCAATGTGTCGAGCTTCTTGAGCGCCCCATCTACCTGCGAGGCCAGGTGAGAGGTGGGAGAGGCGGAGTAACTCACCTGTGGGTTCTCGGTCTTTTGCTTCCTTCAGGTACTGCAGCGCGTTCTCACAGTCGCCCAGGTGATAGAAGGCGATCCCTGCCCTATACATGGCTTTGAAATTGTCCTTGTGCCTGCCAAGAATCTTCAGACAATACTCCTTCACGCGCTCGTAGTTGACCAACTCGGATTGGAGAAGGCAGGCTGGCGAGGAATGAGACGTGGGGTCAGACTCCGGGGTATCCGTGTGGAGGTTGCAATATCCCTCCCCAATCCCACGCCCACCGCCCaccgctatagaaacatagaaacatagaaattaggtgcaggagtagaggccattcggcccttcgagcctgcaccgccattcaatatgatcatggctgatcatccaacacagtatcctgtacctgccttctctccataccccctgatacctttagccacaagggccacatctaactccctcttaaatatagccaatgaactggcctcaactaccttctgtggcagagagttccagagattcaccactctctgtgtgaaaaaagtttttctcatctcggttttaaaggatttcccccttatccttaagctgtgaccccttgtcctggacttccccaacatcgggaacaatcttcctgcatctagcctgtccaaccccttaagaattttgtacgtttctataagatcccctctcaatctcttaaattctagagagtataaaccaagtctatccagtctttcttcatgacagtcctgacatcccaggaatcagtctggtgaatcgtctctgcactccctctatggcaataatgtccttcctcagatttggagaccaaaactgtacgcaatactccaggtgtggtctcaccaagaccctgtacaactgcagggcgTACAACTGTACAACTATAAGCCCATGCCCAGCCCAGTTttcattttttagttttagagatacagcgcggaaacaggcccttcggcccagcgagtctgcaccgcccagcGCACCCgcacatgctttcaagagagagctagatagggctcttaaaaatagcggagtcaggggatatggggagaaggcaggaacggggtactgattgtggatgatcagccatgatcacattgaatggcggtgctggctcgaagggccgaatggcctactcctgcacctgttgcatatgcctattaacactaccctacactagggacaatttacacagacgccaagccaattaacctacaaacctgtgcgtctttggagtgtgggaggaaaccggagcacccggaggtcacggggacgacgtacaaactccgtacagacagcgcccgtggtcaggatcgaacctgcatcgccggggacccgggttcgatcctgactacgggtgctgtctgtacggagtttgtacgttttctccgagatcttcggctttctCCCACGTACAGGccgggtttgtagattcattggcttgatagatgtaaaacaaattgtcaagtataaaattgtccagctgccagtatagtccctggtggactcttcgaaAGGTACAAGGTACACAGTCCAatctctgcaatggggtagaggtgaatcggactcgGTGAATCGGTATGGAAAGACCGTCCAATTGGTTTCACAAGAGTAACGGAAGCTaaaattattgccacagagggagtgcagagacggtccaccagactgattcctgggatgtcaggactgtcttatgaagaaagactggatagacttggtttatactctctagaatttagaagattgagaggggatcttatagaaacttacaaaattcttaaagggttggacatgctagatgcaggaagattgttcccgatgttagggaagtccaggacaaggggtcacagcttaaggataaaggggaaatcctttaaaaccgagatgagaagaactttttttcacacagagagtggtgaatctctggaactctctgccacagagggtagttgaggccagttcattggctatatttaagagggagttagatgtggcccttgtggctaaggggatcagggggtatggagagaaggcaggtacgggatactgagttggatgatcagccatgatcatattgaatggcggtgcaggctcgaagggccgaatggcctactcctgcacctaatttctatgtttctatgtttctaaaataagaagggtttcggcccgaaacgttgcctatttccttcgctccatagacgctgctgcacccgctgagtttctcccgtctaccttcgattttccagcatctgcagttccttcttaaacaccagtgCTGTCTATGTTTGATATTAATGATGTAATGTCAATTTGTGGCCGTGGATCTGTGCACAATATGGGACTTCCCTCATTCTTTATGTAAATCTTGGAACACAAGTGAGAATAATTTTATCGCTGCTGTGTACAAGATAATTACATAGAGCTCTAATTATATTCCATCCGACACAATAAACATTTGCATGTTCTAAGTGTTGGTGAGTTTCCGCCCATCTCAAGCCCACGGAAGCGGTAATTGCAACGTTCCCCACCAACACGGCTTCATTGAGCGAGTTATCTATTGATAAATATTATGGTCCTTGATCAGTCAGATTGTCTTAATGATACAACAAGCACAGGGGAGCTAATTCTCAATGCAGATATGCAGAGATGGCAGGTATatggacatcctctccacatcctgatGTAGGGGTTAGGAAAGAactgcctgcagatgctggtttaaatcgaagacagacacaaaaaagctggagtaactcagtggaacaggtagtatctttggagtgaaggaatgggtgacgtttcgggtcaagcagTAACACCCAAGCAGGAAGGCGAGGTATTGGCAAGGTTCCCGGACATTGTGCTCCCGTAGCGGGGAGATACAATAAGGATATCACAGTGTATCCTTCACCGCGGTGGGCAACGCACGTacgctcagacacacacacacacacacacacacacacattcacgcacacgcacacacgcatacacacacacacacgcacacacacacacacacactctctctctctcacacacacacacacactctcacacacacacacacacacacacacacacacacacactcactctctctcacacacacacacacacactctctcacacactctctctctcacacacacacacacacacacacacactcacacacacacactcacacacacacactcacacacacactctctctctctctctctcacacacacacacacacacacacacacacacacgcactctctctcacacacacactatctctctcacacacacactctctcacacaaacACGCACTCTTACACACACATAGGGACTACCTCCAAGAGACGATTCCCCAGTGGCCGAGGTACGGGATTTTATATAAAGAAGGGtctatattatatatatagaaagaagggtctcgacccgaaatatcacccattccttctcccacgagatgctgcctgtcccgctgagttactccagcatcttgtgtctagcttcgatttaaaccagcttctgcagttccttcctacactcatatgtgtgtgtgtgtgtgtgtgtgtgtatgtgtgtctgtatatatatatatagatatatatctgaagaagggtgtcggcccgaaacgtcacctattccttcgctccatagatgctgctgcacccgctgagtttctccagcatttttgtccaccttatatatatatagatatatatcccCAATGCTCGCTGCTAATTCCTCTCTTGAAAGGCGCGGGATCACCTTGTGAATCATGAGGGACGTATCCTTTCCTGAAAGCCCAGCCTCTAAACTGCCGAATGCCACAAAGCAGCGGCGTTCTGGATTATGTACCAGTcgcctctgtgtgtgtctgtcatcGTCAGtgaatcaaggggatatggggagaaggcaggaactgattgtggatgatcagccatgaatgccggtgctggctcgaagggccgaatggcctactcctgcacctattgtctatgtttctatgtgtctataaaCGAGAATGGGTGCAGAAACAGtcgccttcctctccctctctccccgggaTTAagatgaggtcataagtgataggagcagaattaggccattcggcccatcaaggccacTCCGCCgttcaacatggctgatctatctctccctcctaaccccattctcctgccttctccccataacccctgacacccgcaataatcaagaatctatctatctctgccttgaaaaagatccattgacttggcctccacaggtcaatcccacagattcacaacccgcTGGCTCCCTGTATACACTGTCTGGCGCCCGGGCTGAGGGCTTTTTTTTCTGATTAGAGGATTTTTTTTCTGATTAGAGGGTTTATTTATGACgtgcgagagagggagaggtgttgACACAACTCACCGGCCAAACTATCATAGCAATCGATCTCGGTGTTCTCGATAAGTCGGTTCTGCTCCTCGGTCAAGCCGGCCCGTCCTGCACGGAACTCGCTGACGCCGTCGGCCCGACCTTGGCTGCTCCGGACCCCCTTCAGCTGCAGCAGCGCCCGGTGGTATTTGCCGATCGCCTCCCGGAATTTCTTCTCCCTGTAGCACTGGTTCCCCTCCACCTTGAAGCCCACGGCTCGCTGGATCTTGGAGCCGTCTTCACCCTCGCCTGCTGCTTGGTGTTGAGGGGGGCTGCGGCTGTCCGGCGGGGTGGTAGGGGGCCGGACGGGGTCCCAGGTGCCGGCTGGCAGCGGCCCGGCCCCTCTAGCCCCGACGCGGGACCCTCCCTGTCCGCCCCCGCCCTGCGCTTTTAGGGAATACACATTCTCCATCTCACCTACAGACGCGCCATTCTTAGCCAGATCTGAAACCTGTCGCCGCTTGATGGTCTGGAGCAGTCTGCTGTGCATCAACGGCGGCGGTGGTTGGATttctgcccccacacacacacacacactctacccgGTGGCCGAGGTCGCGGTAACCCGGCGAGCCAGGCAGCTTCAGCACCGCCGGCAGCGGACAGCGCACGCACACGTCAGCGCCGCTCACTGCAGCGGCGCCCCTTAGAAAACATCCAAcatagagaaataggtgcaggagtacaggccactcggcccttccagccagcaccgccattcaatatgctcacggctgatcatcctaatCAGTACTGtttgatagagctccaggggctagtggagtcaagggatatggggagaaggcaggcatgggttattgataggggacgatcagccatgatcacaatgaatggcggtgctgactcgaagggccgaatggcctcctcctgcacctattttctatgtttctagtaccccgttcctcccttctctccataccccctgatctctttagctacatctaactccctcttaaatatagccaatgaactgtggcctcaactaccttctgtggcagagaattccacagattcacccctctctgtgtgaaaaatgtttttctcatctcggccccccttatccttaaactgtgtcaccccttgttctggacttccccaacatcgggaacaatcttcctgcatctagcctgtccaaccccttaagaattttggaagtttctataagatcccccctcaatcttctaaattctagcgagtacaagccgagtctatccagtctttcttcatatgaaagtcctgacatcccaggaatcagtctggtgaaccttctctgcactcacctctgtggcaagaatgtattttctcagattcggagaccaaatctgtacgcaatactccaggtgtggtctcaccttgaaaacatccagtgaattggcctccactgccttctgtggcagagaattccacagattcacaactctctgggtggaaaagtttttcctcacctcagccctaaatggcctactacccattatttttaaactgtgtgggACCCCTGATTCTGCCcctacccccccaccctcccaaaaATCGGGAacatattgttcaagaaggaactgcagatgctggagaatcgaaggtagacaaaatttctggagaaactcaggtctCGATCCATTCCttcagcgtcacccattccttctctccagagatgctgcctgtgccgctgagttactccagcattttgtgtgtctatcttcgatgcaaaccagcatctgcagttccatcctacacacagacacaaaatgctggagtaactcggtgggactagcagcatcttttgagagaaggaatgggtgatgtttttttgTCATCTatttcttcactccagagatgatgtttatcataaattcataagtgatgggagcagaattacgccattcagcccatctagtctactccgccattcaatcatggctgatctatctttccctctcaaccacagtctcctgccttctctaaacacggaaccagtctgaagaagggtttcggctcgaaacgttgcctatttccttcgctccatttttgtgtaccttggaactagaacgggtgatcgatccatggtcggtgtggactaggtgggccgaagggcctgtttcaatgatgtatctttcaatcaatcagaatAGTGAATCAGAATCTGATGATTTTTCAGCAGCTGTTGAGCATTCATTACATTTCAGATGATACTAGACatacatgtttgcagatgacaccaagactgctggggtccctgactGAGGAAGGCTCTCTAAGTATAcagcagggtctgtttccacactgcatgtttacactaaaccaaagatcttgctgtctgtacggagtttgcacgttctccttgtgacctgccaaagttttctccaagatcttcggcttcctcccacactccaaagacgtgcaggtttgtaggttaattggcttggtatcattgtaaattaagATAGTGTtattattgcccctgtcccacttaggaaacctgaacggaaacctctggagactttgtgccccacccaaggtttccgtgcggttcccggaggttttgtcagtctccctacctgcttccactacctgcaacctccggcaaccacctgcaacctccgggaaccgcacggaaaccttgggtggggcgcaaagtctccagaggtttccgttcaggtttcctaaaatgggacaggggcataattgtgtgggatcgctggtcggtggggacacggtgggccgaatggctgttgtgtctccgt
Coding sequences within:
- the ttc9b gene encoding tetratricopeptide repeat protein 9B — translated: MHSRLLQTIKRRQVSDLAKNGASVGEMENVYSLKAQGGGGQGGSRVGARGAGPLPAGTWDPVRPPTTPPDSRSPPQHQAAGEGEDGSKIQRAVGFKVEGNQCYREKKFREAIGKYHRALLQLKGVRSSQGRADGVSEFRAGRAGLTEEQNRLIENTEIDCYDSLAACLLQSELVNYERVKEYCLKILGRHKDNFKAMYRAGIAFYHLGDCENALQYLKEAKDREPTDTNVFRYIQLTEIKMNRCSQREQEGCKEMIG